One Burkholderia sp. WP9 genomic window, GTCCTTGGCCGCCCAATCCGCACGGCTCACATTACGCGGAAAAAACACCGCGACGAAAATCGAAAATAATTCAAAAATATTCGGCGCTTTAAGCGTTGTGAAAGAATTCAATTTAAAAATCGATTAAAAACAGATCGACTGCGGCGCGTATCGCCGTACGCGCCTTTGCGCCATCCTTACCGATCTTCCGCGCGGCGATCCGCATTTATTACACGGCTGCTCATCCATTCGATACAAGCATAAAAATCCATTGCGAATGGACAACGAAACACCCTGTTGCAATCTGATTCATTTATCCAATTCATTCCCGTTTTTTCACGATTTTCTTTTCCCTAGAATCAATTGCACTTCCGTTGCGACGCGAAGCGAGCGCGCCTGTTCTCCGCAACCCTCGCGCGATCCTTCGCCCGGCCCATCTGCTTCACACCATGGACGGTTCATGACTGCCAGCGCACTGCCCTTAGCGCCTTCCCACTCCCGCCGCATCGTGCAGCTCGACGGCTTGCGCGCCATCGCCGTGCTCGCCGTGTTCGCGCAGCACGCATTGAAGGCGCCGCTGTGGATGGGTGTCGATCTGTTCTTTGTTCTGAGCGGGTTTCTGATTACCGGCATCCTGCTCGAACGCAAGGCGCGTGGGCAGTCGTATTTCGGCTATTTCTACGCGCGCCGGGCGCGCCGCATCCTGCCTCCCTACGTGCTGCTGATGGTGGTGTCGTCGATTCTGTTCGGCTTCGGCTGGGCGCAGCACTGGCAGTGGTACGCATTCTTCGCGACCAATATCGGCGACGCGCTCAACCAGAGCGGTCACGACAGCCTGAATGTGCTGTGGTCGCTCGCTGTCGAAGAGCAGTTCTATATTTTCTGGCCATTCGTGATCCTGCTCGTGCCCGAGCGCGTGCTCGGCTACGTGGCGGCCGCGTTGATCCTGCTCGTGCCCGTGCTGCGCGCGGTGGCCACGCCCTGGTTCGATTCGTTCTGGCCGATCTACTACCTCACGCCGTTCCGGATGGATCTGCTCGCGGCCGGCGCGTTGCTGGCGGTCGCCGTACGGCGTGACCGCAATGCGCTCGAGCCGTTCAAGGGGCTCGCAGTGCTGGGAATGATCGCGGCGCTCGCGGTGCTGGCGTGGCTGCACCTGCACTTTCCGCGTTTTCGCGCGGCTAACACGCCGCTCTCGAATGCAGGGCTCTATAGCGTTTCGTTGGTGCTTTGTACTTCCGTCGTGGTCATCGCCCTGCAAAGCAAGGGCATCGTCAAACGGCTGCTGTGCAATCCCGTGCTCGTCTATATCGGCACCATCAGCTACACGATCTATCTGATTCACCTGAGCGTGCTGTACGCGCTGTGGCCGCTGCATCTGAACCGCTATGTGACCGCCGCGCTCGCGCTAGCGATCACGCTCGTCTACGCCACCTTCACCTGGTTCGCATTCGAGAAGCGCCTGATTTTCGGCTCGGCGGGCAACGCGCATGCCCCGCTAAAAACGCAGACGCATCCCCAACCGCAAACGCAGCCCGCAGCGGGCGGCGGCGTCAGCACGGCGCCGCAAGCGCCGCAAAGCCGCGCATGAAGCGCCGCGCATGGCTCGTTGCAAGCGTATGGGCGAGCGCGGCGATGCTCGGGTCGACCGCGCTCGCCGCGACGCCGGGCCCGCGAACGCAAGTGCTGATCGAGGCCTACGGCGATTCGACCACGCTCGGCATTACCTGCAGCGACGGCCATTGCGGCCCGCAAGCGCAAAACGCGGTGACGTATCTACAGGACGAATTGCAGGCGCATCACGGCGGCCAGGTGCGCGTCACGAACTACGGTGTGGGCAACACGATGGCAATGCAACTGCGCGACGGCACGGGCAATCGCCGTGCCGGGCCGACGGCCGGCCTGCCGTGGCAGGAGCGGCTCGCCGCTTCGCCCGCGCAGATCGTACTGATCAACTACGGCATCAACGAAGTCATGCAGAACCAGACGCCCGAGCAGTTCTACACGGCCGAGACGGCGCTGGTAACGACCGCTCGCGCGCTCGGCAAACAGCCGGTTCTGCAGACCGCGAACCCGATGCCGGACAACCGGCTCAACGCGCGGCTCGCCACGATGGTCGCGATGACGCGCCGGGTGGCCACCGAGCAGCAGGTGCCGCTCGTCGATCAGTTCGCCTACATCAGCAGTTTGCCGGACTGGAAGACGTTGATGTCCGACGGCGCGCATCCCAGGCCGGGGTTGTACCGGCTGAAGGCCGAACAGGATTTTCAGGTCGTCGAACCGTTGGTGCGGCGGCTGCTGGACGGCACGCCGTGAAGCGCTTTTTCAAGTGCGTTTCGCCTCTTCGGCATCTTTGCCGCGGGCGAAAACGTGCTTCTGAGATGTGCTTTCCGAGTGCCGATGAAATGCGCCTTAACCGGCGCGACTGCTTTTTCTTTTTCTTTTAACAATTCCGAAGGCAAGCTATGAGCCAACCACGCAAAGCGATCATCACCGGCGTATCCGGACAGGACGGCGCCTATCTGACCAAACTGCTGCTCGACAAGGGCTACCACGTGACCGGCACCTACCGGCGCACGAGCTCCGTCAATTTCTGGCGCATGCGTGAGCTTGGCGTGCTCGATCATCCGAATTTGCGCCTCGTCGAACACGACCTCACCGATCTCGGTTCGACGCTGCGTCTGCTCGAAGGCGCGCAGGCCGACGAGTTATACAACCTCGCCGCGCAGAGCTTCGTGGGCGTTTCGTTCGACCAGCCGGTGACGACCGCTGAAGTGACCGGCATCGGCGCACTGAATCTGCTCGAAGGCATCCGCATGCTCAACCCGAAGACCCGCTACTACCAGGCGTCGACGTCGGAAATGTTCGGCCTCGTGCAGGCCGTCCCGCAACGCGAGGACACGCCCTTCTATCCGCGCAGCCCTTATGGCGTGGCCAAGCTGTTCGCGCACTGGTCGACGATCAACTATCGCGAGTCGTACGGTCTTTTCGCGAGCAGCGGGATTCTGTTCAATCACGAATCGCCGCTGCGTGGCCGCGAATTCGTCACCCGCAAGATCACCGACACCGTCGCCAAGATCAAGCTCGGCAAGCAGGACGTGCTCGAACTTGGCAACATGAGCGCACGACGCGACTGGGGCTTCGCGCTCGAATACGTGGAAGGCATGTGGCGCATGCTGCAAGCCGATGAACCGGACACCTTCGTGCTCGCCACCGGCCGCACCGAAACGGTCCGCGATTTCGTGCGCATGGCGTTCGCTGCCGCGGGCTACCAGCTTGAATGGTCGGGCAAGGAAGAACGCGAAACCGGTATCGATGTCGCCACCGGCAAGACTCTGGTACGCGTCAATCCAAAGTTCTATCGCCCCGCCGAAGTGGACCTGCTGATCGGCTGCGCCGACAAGGCTCACGAAAAACTCGGCTGGAAGCCGGAAACCACGCTGGAACAGCTGTGCCACATGATGGTTCATGCGGATCTCGGACGTAACCAGCATCACGAGACGTTCTGATTCGCGGTGACGAGGCGCCGCCGTGCCGGCGGTCGCGCATCTTCAATGCAAAAAAAGACGCGGCGCCCGATCGCAATGATCGAGGCCCCGCGTCTTTTTCATTTCACCGCGCCGCAGGCTTGATTCAGTGCACCCCACCCGCCGCAATCGCCTCGCTATACACCGAGGCCACCCGTTTCGCGATCACCGCGTTATCGAAGTTCTCGCGCGCATAACGGCGGCATGCCTGGGCATCCGGCAATTTCAGCGTACCGTTGAGCGCGCCCGCCAGTCCGTCCGCGATTGCCTTCGCACCTGTTTCCGGCAGCACCAGATCCGGCGACAAACCCGCCACCGCTTCCGGCAAGCCGCCCACCGGCGTGACCAGCACCGGCGTGCCCGAGGCCAGCGATTCGACCGTGATCAGGCCGAACCCTTCCAGCGCGACCGTCGGCACGACACTGATATTCGCCGCGCGATAGAGCGCCGCCAGATGCTGATCGGGCACGAAACCCAGCAGCTTGACGTTATCTTCCAGACCCGCTTCATTGATGCGCGCCTGCAGTTCGCCCTCCAGCCGCCCCTTGCCAGCGATCAGCAGCAGCACGTCCGGCGCACTGCGCTTGAGCAGCTTGATCGCATCGATCAGATCTTCGAGGCCCATGCGGCGCACCAGACGCCGCACCGCCAGCACGATCGGCCGGTCTTGCGGCATTTGCAGTTTGAGTCGCGCCTCGGCCGGAGATATCGGCAGATTGAACTGCTCGACATCGACGCAACCGGGCACGACGCGCACGCGGTCCGGCGCGATGCGATAGCGCGACGTCAGAATCTTGCCGAACGCTTCGGACAACACGATCAGCCGCGACGAGCGCGCATAGACCGATTGCTCCAGATAGCGCTTGGCGCGCTGGCCAAGCGAATCGGCGCCTTCCACGTGACTCTCGTCGGCCCATGGTCCCTGAAAATGCGAGACCTGCGGAATGCCGCGCGTCACGTCGAGGCCCGGAAACGTGTAGAGCGCGAAGTGCGACGAAATCACGTCCGGGCGTGACGTGCTGAGTTCCTGGCGCAGCGCGCGGCGCGCGGCCATCAGCCGCAACGGCAGCGATTGCGCGGCGGAGCCGAAGCCGTTGATCGCGCCACCGGTGTCGGCGGCTACCTTCGGCGAGCCGGCCACCACGCCGCGCACCGCGACGCCCGCGCCCGGCAGCGCGCCGACCAGCGAGTAGTACATGCGGTCGAGGCCGCCCGCGCGCTCGGGGAACCAATGCATCCCGATCTGCAGCGATTTGATAGAGCTCGTCGTCATGGTTGTGACCCCTGTGCGTTTTGAGAGTTGTGATGGTTAAGCGATGAAACCGCCGGCGGGCCGATACGAACCCGCCACGTCATTCCGCGCTCTTCTGGCCGGCCAGCGTGTTCAGCGTCAGCGCGTCGGTCTTGGCGACCGCCGCCGCTTCCACCTCGCTGCGCCGGCGATCCTTCTGCTGCCCCGCCAACTGGCGATACAGCGCGATGTATTGCGCGGCCATGCGCGCCCAGCCGAAGCCGGTTGCGAGTTCGTTGGCGGCCACGCCCATCGCACGGCGCGCCACGTGGTTCTCGGCGAGGCGTGCGACCGCGTGGGCCAGCGCCTTGGGATCGTCCGGATCGTCGAGCACGATGCCGCATTCCGGCGTGATGATTTCAGCGCCGCCTGCCGTGCGCGCCGTGA contains:
- a CDS encoding acyltransferase, whose amino-acid sequence is MTASALPLAPSHSRRIVQLDGLRAIAVLAVFAQHALKAPLWMGVDLFFVLSGFLITGILLERKARGQSYFGYFYARRARRILPPYVLLMVVSSILFGFGWAQHWQWYAFFATNIGDALNQSGHDSLNVLWSLAVEEQFYIFWPFVILLVPERVLGYVAAALILLVPVLRAVATPWFDSFWPIYYLTPFRMDLLAAGALLAVAVRRDRNALEPFKGLAVLGMIAALAVLAWLHLHFPRFRAANTPLSNAGLYSVSLVLCTSVVVIALQSKGIVKRLLCNPVLVYIGTISYTIYLIHLSVLYALWPLHLNRYVTAALALAITLVYATFTWFAFEKRLIFGSAGNAHAPLKTQTHPQPQTQPAAGGGVSTAPQAPQSRA
- a CDS encoding SGNH/GDSL hydrolase family protein produces the protein MLGSTALAATPGPRTQVLIEAYGDSTTLGITCSDGHCGPQAQNAVTYLQDELQAHHGGQVRVTNYGVGNTMAMQLRDGTGNRRAGPTAGLPWQERLAASPAQIVLINYGINEVMQNQTPEQFYTAETALVTTARALGKQPVLQTANPMPDNRLNARLATMVAMTRRVATEQQVPLVDQFAYISSLPDWKTLMSDGAHPRPGLYRLKAEQDFQVVEPLVRRLLDGTP
- a CDS encoding glycosyltransferase family 4 protein, whose protein sequence is MTTSSIKSLQIGMHWFPERAGGLDRMYYSLVGALPGAGVAVRGVVAGSPKVAADTGGAINGFGSAAQSLPLRLMAARRALRQELSTSRPDVISSHFALYTFPGLDVTRGIPQVSHFQGPWADESHVEGADSLGQRAKRYLEQSVYARSSRLIVLSEAFGKILTSRYRIAPDRVRVVPGCVDVEQFNLPISPAEARLKLQMPQDRPIVLAVRRLVRRMGLEDLIDAIKLLKRSAPDVLLLIAGKGRLEGELQARINEAGLEDNVKLLGFVPDQHLAALYRAANISVVPTVALEGFGLITVESLASGTPVLVTPVGGLPEAVAGLSPDLVLPETGAKAIADGLAGALNGTLKLPDAQACRRYARENFDNAVIAKRVASVYSEAIAAGGVH
- the gmd gene encoding GDP-mannose 4,6-dehydratase is translated as MSQPRKAIITGVSGQDGAYLTKLLLDKGYHVTGTYRRTSSVNFWRMRELGVLDHPNLRLVEHDLTDLGSTLRLLEGAQADELYNLAAQSFVGVSFDQPVTTAEVTGIGALNLLEGIRMLNPKTRYYQASTSEMFGLVQAVPQREDTPFYPRSPYGVAKLFAHWSTINYRESYGLFASSGILFNHESPLRGREFVTRKITDTVAKIKLGKQDVLELGNMSARRDWGFALEYVEGMWRMLQADEPDTFVLATGRTETVRDFVRMAFAAAGYQLEWSGKEERETGIDVATGKTLVRVNPKFYRPAEVDLLIGCADKAHEKLGWKPETTLEQLCHMMVHADLGRNQHHETF